The Allochromatium tepidum genome has a window encoding:
- the fabA gene encoding 3-hydroxyacyl-[acyl-carrier-protein] dehydratase FabA, whose translation MNKEACFNRDELLACGRGEMFGPGNAQLPTPNMLMMDRIVRIANFGGANGKGEILAELDIKPDLWFFECHFPGDPVMPGCLGLDALWQMVGFYLGWIGNPGHGRALGVGEVKFTGQVLPTATKVTYHIDMKRVISRKLVLGIGDGVVQVDGRTIYTAKDLRVGLFTSTDGF comes from the coding sequence GTGAACAAAGAAGCCTGTTTCAATCGCGATGAACTGCTGGCCTGCGGGCGCGGCGAGATGTTCGGACCGGGCAATGCCCAGTTGCCGACACCCAACATGCTGATGATGGATCGCATCGTGCGCATCGCCAACTTCGGCGGCGCCAACGGCAAGGGCGAGATCCTGGCCGAGCTGGACATCAAGCCCGATCTCTGGTTCTTCGAGTGCCACTTCCCCGGCGATCCGGTGATGCCCGGCTGTCTGGGACTCGACGCGCTCTGGCAGATGGTCGGCTTCTATCTGGGCTGGATCGGCAATCCCGGACATGGCCGGGCGCTGGGTGTGGGCGAGGTCAAGTTCACCGGTCAGGTGCTGCCGACGGCGACCAAGGTGACGTATCACATCGACATGAAGCGCGTCATCAGCCGCAAGCTGGTGCTCGGTATCGGCGACGGCGTCGTCCAGGTCGACGGGCGCACCATCTATACCGCCAAGGATCTGCGCGTCGGACTCTTCACCTCGACCGACGGCTTCTGA
- a CDS encoding DNA polymerase III subunit chi: MARIDFYSLEPDSRGDRFILACRLVERIRAQDLRVLILCPDREEARHLDRLLWTFRQESFLPHGLVGNVDTELTPILISPDDASEHGCPVLLNLSRALPAGLERFERLCDLVDNDPTVRQAGRERFRAYRERGYEPDHHKIRL; the protein is encoded by the coding sequence ATGGCGCGGATCGATTTCTACAGCCTCGAACCCGACAGCCGGGGTGATCGCTTCATCCTGGCCTGTCGGCTCGTCGAGCGCATCCGCGCCCAGGATCTGCGCGTGCTCATCCTCTGCCCGGATCGCGAGGAGGCACGCCATCTCGACCGGCTGCTCTGGACCTTTCGGCAGGAGAGTTTCCTGCCGCATGGTCTGGTCGGGAACGTGGATACGGAGCTGACGCCCATCCTCATCAGTCCGGACGACGCCTCGGAACACGGCTGCCCGGTACTCCTCAACCTCTCGCGCGCGCTTCCGGCGGGACTGGAACGCTTCGAGCGACTGTGCGATCTGGTCGACAACGACCCGACGGTGCGTCAGGCCGGACGCGAGCGTTTTCGCGCGTATCGCGAACGCGGCTACGAACCCGATCATCACAAGATTCGGTTATAG
- a CDS encoding response regulator, translating into MDAGVATILIVDDSPENLAVLSELLQTEYCVRAATSGDKALRVVKTTPKPDLILLDVMMPEMDGYEVFARLRADNDTRDIPVIFVTAMDSTEAEIRGLDVGAVDYIAKPIVPPILRARVHTQLELKQARDWLKNQNDYLEIELARRMSENLAVQDVSIHALAHLAEIRDPETGNHLRRTQGYVRALAEQLSDHPRFADFLTPHAIDLLVKSAPLHDIGKVGIPDNILLKPGKLTPEEWEIMKTHAKLGRDAIEQAERDVDRPLEFLVMAKDIAHYHHERWDGNGYPEGLAGDDIPIAARLMALADVFDALISQRVYKPPMSFEEAYAIIVAGRGSHFDPDVVDAFITRFEEFQKVAIRYGEAETAAPAFAVG; encoded by the coding sequence ATGGATGCTGGTGTGGCGACGATCCTCATCGTCGATGACTCGCCCGAGAATCTGGCCGTACTGAGCGAGTTGCTGCAAACCGAGTATTGCGTGCGCGCCGCCACCTCGGGCGATAAGGCGTTGCGCGTGGTCAAGACCACGCCCAAGCCGGACCTGATCCTGCTCGACGTCATGATGCCCGAGATGGACGGCTACGAGGTCTTCGCGCGCCTGCGCGCCGACAACGACACGCGCGACATCCCGGTCATCTTCGTCACCGCCATGGACAGCACCGAGGCCGAGATCCGGGGGCTGGACGTCGGCGCCGTCGACTACATCGCCAAGCCGATCGTGCCGCCGATCCTGCGTGCGCGCGTCCACACCCAGCTCGAACTCAAGCAGGCGCGCGACTGGCTCAAGAACCAGAACGACTATCTGGAGATCGAGCTGGCGCGACGCATGAGCGAGAACCTGGCGGTCCAGGACGTGAGCATCCATGCCCTGGCGCATCTGGCCGAGATCCGCGACCCCGAGACCGGCAACCATCTGCGCCGCACCCAGGGCTATGTCCGCGCGCTGGCCGAGCAACTGTCCGATCATCCGCGTTTCGCCGACTTCCTCACGCCGCATGCCATCGACCTGCTGGTCAAGTCCGCGCCCCTGCACGACATCGGCAAGGTCGGCATCCCGGACAACATCCTGCTCAAGCCGGGCAAGCTCACTCCGGAGGAGTGGGAGATCATGAAGACCCATGCCAAGCTCGGGCGCGATGCCATCGAGCAGGCCGAGCGTGATGTCGACCGACCGCTCGAATTCCTCGTCATGGCCAAGGACATCGCCCACTACCACCACGAACGCTGGGACGGCAACGGCTATCCCGAGGGGCTGGCCGGCGACGACATCCCGATCGCCGCGCGGCTCATGGCGCTGGCCGACGTCTTCGACGCGCTCATTTCGCAGCGTGTCTACAAGCCGCCGATGTCGTTCGAGGAAGCCTACGCGATCATCGTCGCCGGACGCGGCAGCCATTTCGATCCCGACGTGGTGGATGCCTTCATCACCCGTTTCGAGGAATTCCAGAAAGTCGCGATCCGCTATGGCGAGGCCGAGACGGCGGCTCCGGCATTCGCCGTCGGTTGA
- the parC gene encoding DNA topoisomerase IV subunit A produces MSDTPIYTAEGLERRPLKDFTEKAYLDYSMYVILDRALPHIGDGLKPVQRRILYAMSELGLSATAKFKKSARTVGDVLGKFHPHGDSACYEAMVLMAQSFSYRYPLIDGQGNWGSPDDPKSFAAMRYTESRLTPYAELLLAEADQGTIDRQPNFDGTLDEPRLLPARLPNLLLNGATGIAVGMATDIPSHNLREVARACIHLLEHPDATLEDLVRFIPAPDFPTEAEIVTPADEILKLYRTGNGSLKQRARYTREQGDIVITALPYQVSGSRVLEQIAAQFNAKKLPMIEDFRDESDHEYPTRLVIVPRSNRVDVERLMSHLFATTDLERSYRVNLNLIALDGRPRVMNLREILSEWLIYRTETVRRRLQHRLEKVLERLHLLDGLLIAFLNLDEVIHIIRTEDEPKPVLMARFALTDPQADYVLNTRLRQLARLEEMKIRAEQAELAAERDGLQRLLGDEGALKGLIRDEIAADAERYGDARRSPLVERAAAAALDETELAPSEPLTVVLSEKGWVRAAKGHEVDATSLSYRAGDGFLSLARLRSNQTAVFLDSTGRSYSLPAHTFPSARGQGEPLTGRLDPPPGARFVTVLGDSAETRYLLASDAGYGFIVRFEELIAKPKGGKAVLTLPDGARLLDPVRIAGIEGSSVAAVTTAGHLLLFPLAELPEMARGKGNKIIGIPAGRAGAEGERLIAVAVVGEGAPLTVLSGKRELTLKPSDLALYRGERGRRGKLLPRGFQRVDGLRA; encoded by the coding sequence ATGTCGGACACTCCCATCTACACCGCCGAGGGCCTCGAACGCCGCCCGCTGAAGGATTTCACTGAAAAGGCGTACCTGGACTATTCCATGTACGTCATCCTCGATCGCGCCCTGCCGCACATCGGCGACGGCTTGAAGCCGGTCCAGCGGCGCATCCTCTATGCCATGTCCGAACTCGGACTCTCGGCCACGGCCAAGTTCAAGAAGTCCGCCCGCACCGTCGGCGACGTGCTCGGCAAGTTCCATCCGCACGGCGACTCGGCCTGTTACGAGGCCATGGTGCTCATGGCCCAGTCCTTCAGCTATCGCTATCCGCTGATCGACGGTCAGGGCAACTGGGGTTCGCCCGACGATCCCAAGTCGTTCGCCGCCATGCGCTACACCGAGTCGCGTCTGACGCCCTATGCCGAGCTGCTGCTGGCCGAGGCCGATCAGGGCACCATCGACCGGCAGCCGAACTTCGACGGCACGCTCGACGAGCCGCGCCTGCTCCCGGCGCGATTGCCGAACCTGCTGCTCAACGGTGCCACCGGCATCGCGGTCGGCATGGCCACCGACATCCCGTCGCACAATCTGCGCGAGGTCGCCCGCGCCTGCATCCATCTGCTCGAACATCCGGACGCGACCCTCGAAGACCTGGTCCGATTCATCCCCGCGCCCGATTTCCCGACCGAGGCCGAGATCGTCACGCCCGCCGACGAGATCCTCAAGCTCTACCGCACCGGCAACGGCAGTCTCAAACAGCGCGCCCGCTACACCCGCGAGCAGGGCGACATCGTCATCACCGCTTTGCCCTATCAGGTCTCGGGCAGTCGGGTGCTGGAGCAGATCGCGGCGCAGTTCAACGCTAAGAAACTGCCGATGATCGAGGACTTCCGCGACGAGTCCGATCATGAGTATCCGACCCGTTTGGTCATAGTTCCGCGCTCCAACCGGGTCGATGTCGAGCGCCTGATGTCGCATCTGTTCGCGACCACCGACCTGGAGCGCAGCTATCGGGTCAATTTGAACCTGATCGCGCTCGATGGCCGACCGCGCGTGATGAACCTGCGCGAGATCCTCAGCGAGTGGCTGATCTATCGCACCGAGACCGTGCGTCGCCGTCTCCAGCATCGGCTGGAGAAGGTGCTGGAACGCCTGCATCTGCTCGACGGCCTGCTGATCGCCTTCCTCAATCTCGACGAAGTCATCCATATCATCCGCACTGAGGATGAGCCGAAGCCGGTGCTGATGGCCCGCTTCGCGCTGACCGATCCTCAGGCCGACTATGTGCTCAACACCCGCCTGCGCCAGCTCGCACGCCTGGAGGAGATGAAGATCCGCGCCGAACAGGCCGAGCTGGCCGCCGAGCGCGACGGCTTGCAGCGTCTGCTGGGCGACGAAGGCGCGCTCAAGGGCCTGATCCGCGACGAGATCGCCGCCGATGCCGAGCGCTATGGCGACGCGCGTCGCTCGCCCCTGGTCGAGCGCGCGGCGGCCGCGGCCCTCGACGAGACCGAACTCGCTCCGAGCGAACCGCTGACCGTCGTCCTGTCCGAAAAGGGCTGGGTGCGTGCCGCCAAGGGGCACGAAGTCGACGCGACCAGCCTCAGCTATCGCGCCGGTGACGGCTTCCTGAGTCTGGCACGACTGCGCAGCAACCAGACGGCCGTCTTCCTCGACTCGACCGGGCGCAGTTATTCGCTCCCCGCCCATACCTTCCCCTCGGCGCGCGGTCAGGGTGAGCCGCTCACCGGACGCCTCGACCCGCCGCCCGGCGCGCGCTTCGTCACCGTGCTCGGCGACAGTGCGGAGACGCGCTATCTGCTCGCTTCCGATGCCGGTTATGGCTTCATCGTCCGCTTCGAGGAGCTGATCGCCAAGCCCAAGGGCGGCAAAGCCGTTCTGACCCTGCCGGACGGGGCGCGCCTCCTGGACCCGGTGCGCATCGCCGGGATCGAAGGTTCCAGCGTGGCCGCCGTCACCACAGCCGGGCATCTGCTCCTGTTCCCGCTCGCCGAGCTGCCCGAGATGGCGCGCGGCAAGGGCAACAAGATCATCGGCATCCCCGCCGGACGCGCCGGCGCCGAAGGCGAGCGCCTGATCGCCGTCGCCGTGGTGGGGGAGGGCGCGCCCCTGACCGTGCTGTCCGGCAAGCGCGAACTCACGCTCAAACCGTCCGATCTGGCGCTCTACCGTGGCGAGCGCGGACGGCGTGGTAAACTCCTGCCGCGCGGTTTTCAGCGCGTCGATGGCTTGCGGGCCTGA
- a CDS encoding multifunctional CCA addition/repair protein encodes MKSKPFSGAGATQGLETYLVGGAVRDLLLGRTTHEHDYVVVGAGVEEMLARGFRQVGKDFPVFLHPENRDEYALARTERKIAPGYRGFQVQAHPAVTLEEDLLRRDLTVNAMAMDADGRVIDPHGGLADLEARILRHVSPAFAEDPVRILRLARLATRFAGLGFRIAEETLELTRAMVAAGEVDALVPDRVWQEMARALGEDRPARFFEVLRDCGALARLLPEIDRLWGVPQTPKWHPEIDTGVHVMMVLDMAARISPDLEVRFAALCHDLGKGTTPPEILPGHHGHEERGLPMVEAICDRFRVPNRCRELARLTTAEHGRIHKVEELRAGTILDLFERADAFRRPERFEQLLVACEADFRGRGDYAERPYPQADVWRRLLEAAAAVDTGTIARAAREPRLIHERIRAARLEAIGRVRPDLS; translated from the coding sequence TTGAAGTCTAAACCCTTTAGCGGCGCGGGCGCGACCCAGGGACTCGAAACCTATCTGGTCGGCGGTGCCGTGCGCGATCTCTTGCTCGGGCGCACGACGCATGAGCACGACTATGTCGTGGTCGGCGCCGGCGTCGAGGAGATGCTCGCCCGAGGTTTCCGGCAGGTCGGCAAGGATTTCCCGGTCTTCCTGCATCCGGAGAACCGGGACGAATACGCGCTCGCCCGCACCGAGCGCAAGATCGCGCCCGGCTATCGCGGCTTCCAGGTCCAGGCCCATCCCGCTGTGACGCTGGAAGAGGATCTGCTGCGGCGCGACCTCACCGTCAATGCCATGGCGATGGACGCCGACGGCCGGGTGATCGACCCGCATGGCGGTCTGGCCGATCTGGAGGCGCGTATCCTGCGCCACGTCTCGCCGGCCTTCGCCGAGGATCCGGTGCGCATCCTGCGTCTGGCGCGGCTGGCCACGCGCTTCGCCGGACTCGGTTTCCGCATCGCCGAGGAGACCCTGGAGCTGACGCGCGCCATGGTCGCGGCCGGCGAGGTCGACGCCCTGGTGCCGGATCGCGTCTGGCAGGAGATGGCGCGTGCGCTCGGCGAGGACCGGCCCGCACGCTTCTTCGAGGTGCTGCGCGACTGCGGCGCCCTGGCGCGCCTGCTGCCCGAGATCGACCGTCTCTGGGGCGTGCCCCAGACCCCGAAATGGCATCCGGAGATCGACACCGGGGTGCATGTGATGATGGTGCTCGACATGGCCGCGCGGATCTCGCCCGATCTGGAGGTGCGGTTCGCCGCGCTCTGTCACGACCTGGGCAAGGGCACCACGCCGCCCGAGATCCTGCCCGGCCATCATGGCCACGAGGAACGCGGCCTGCCGATGGTGGAGGCCATCTGCGACCGCTTCCGCGTCCCCAACCGCTGTCGTGAGCTGGCGCGTCTGACCACTGCCGAGCATGGCCGGATCCACAAGGTCGAGGAGCTGCGCGCCGGTACCATTCTGGATCTCTTCGAGCGCGCCGACGCCTTTCGCCGTCCCGAGCGCTTCGAACAACTGCTGGTCGCCTGCGAGGCCGATTTTCGCGGTCGCGGCGATTACGCCGAGCGCCCGTATCCCCAGGCCGATGTCTGGCGCCGTCTGCTCGAAGCCGCGGCGGCGGTCGACACCGGTACCATTGCGCGCGCGGCCCGCGAGCCGCGCCTGATCCACGAACGCATCCGCGCCGCGCGGCTGGAGGCCATTGGGCGCGTCCGTCCGGATTTGTCTTGA
- a CDS encoding DUF2939 domain-containing protein produces the protein MRFIGYLLLLVLITYGLWPYYSLYRLDGALVRPDTTELATLVDLPAIRANYKRRLSAGVSGMLPATDPQSISGWIRQNVERLGDSALEQTITLDWVRETVRDAVTQVTGQSPPYLIGAVDFAFFESYDRFLIRLGRLGENATHLRLSRIGTQWKITDII, from the coding sequence ATGCGATTCATCGGTTATCTCCTGCTCCTGGTGCTCATCACCTATGGTCTCTGGCCCTATTACAGTCTCTATCGGCTCGACGGCGCCCTCGTTCGCCCGGACACGACCGAGCTGGCCACCCTGGTGGATCTTCCAGCCATCCGCGCCAATTACAAGCGTCGTCTGTCGGCCGGGGTGAGCGGTATGCTTCCGGCGACGGATCCGCAGAGCATCAGCGGCTGGATTCGGCAGAATGTCGAGCGGTTGGGCGACTCGGCCCTGGAGCAGACCATCACGCTCGATTGGGTGCGCGAGACGGTGCGCGACGCCGTCACTCAGGTCACGGGCCAGAGTCCGCCCTATCTGATCGGCGCGGTCGATTTCGCCTTCTTCGAATCCTACGACAGGTTCCTGATCCGGCTCGGACGACTCGGCGAGAACGCCACCCATCTCCGCCTGTCGCGGATCGGTACCCAGTGGAAGATCACCGATATCATTTGA
- a CDS encoding PP2C family protein-serine/threonine phosphatase, with amino-acid sequence MTRSTESVVGASDEAGTTLSRIPLRHSLTFKQAAVTLLVVLLLGLSVGTLELLLDWRAMRVEVRENLEHTLDLVEGSAAEALYQLNPELGSRVVDGLLVFDPVRYVELRDDFGRVLASHERPPLAASAFHRWSGLFADMTDFSRPLRQVEPDGARTEVGVLRVELSPERLTERFLQQATRSAFFGVARAVAISLLVVILFYLMITRPLLRLARAVAEIDPARPGYWPTPELRGHGRDELGLLLAHLRRLLDASQDGLDQRDRAQAELTALTRELEQRVRERTQALEQALSDLEIRKDEVEHAFEELDWTHRRLSEANRLLLESHAYARRIQSSMLPDPAALGDDVGEVRVHWEPLHLVGGDWYWLERRGDQCLILLADCTGHGVPGAFVTLVLASVTEQVLRETPVWEPATILADIDRRVRRRLRQDRSSDWTGLDSDDGLDAAVLLWDAGAPTLEFASVGGIPLLCLDPDKGITTIRGTRGHLGYQSLKPPDAIAGRRIAVPPGAILYLLTDGLTDQMGGAPRRLLGRRRVVEWLESHAALGLSDQIEGLCRMLADYRADEPRRDDMTLIAFRPGSDIGVK; translated from the coding sequence ATGACGCGGTCGACTGAGTCCGTGGTCGGTGCGTCGGATGAGGCCGGCACGACGCTCAGCCGTATTCCGCTTCGACATAGCCTGACCTTCAAGCAGGCGGCCGTCACGCTCCTGGTGGTCCTGCTGCTGGGGTTGTCGGTCGGCACGCTCGAACTGCTCCTGGACTGGCGGGCCATGCGCGTCGAGGTCCGTGAGAATCTGGAACACACCCTGGATCTGGTCGAGGGTTCGGCGGCCGAGGCGCTCTATCAGCTCAATCCCGAACTGGGGAGCCGGGTCGTCGATGGACTCCTGGTCTTCGATCCGGTGCGGTACGTCGAGTTGCGCGACGACTTCGGGCGGGTGCTGGCCAGTCACGAGCGCCCGCCCCTGGCCGCGAGTGCGTTCCACCGTTGGTCGGGACTCTTCGCCGACATGACGGATTTCAGCCGACCGCTGCGTCAGGTCGAACCCGATGGCGCCCGGACCGAGGTCGGCGTGCTGCGGGTCGAGCTGTCGCCCGAGCGGCTGACCGAAAGGTTCCTGCAACAGGCGACACGTAGCGCCTTCTTCGGCGTCGCGCGCGCGGTCGCCATCTCGCTGCTGGTCGTGATCCTGTTCTATCTCATGATCACCCGGCCGTTGCTCAGGCTGGCGCGCGCCGTCGCCGAGATCGATCCGGCGCGTCCGGGGTACTGGCCGACGCCCGAACTGCGCGGACATGGACGCGACGAACTGGGTCTGCTGCTCGCGCATCTGCGCCGGCTCCTGGACGCCTCGCAAGACGGGCTGGATCAGCGCGACCGGGCGCAGGCCGAGCTGACCGCGCTCACACGCGAACTGGAACAGCGGGTCCGGGAGCGCACCCAGGCGCTCGAACAGGCATTGAGCGATCTGGAGATACGCAAGGACGAGGTCGAGCACGCCTTTGAGGAACTGGACTGGACCCATCGGCGTCTGAGCGAGGCCAATCGGCTGCTGCTCGAAAGCCATGCCTATGCGCGGCGCATCCAGAGCTCGATGCTGCCCGATCCGGCGGCGCTCGGCGATGACGTCGGCGAGGTCCGCGTCCACTGGGAGCCGCTGCATCTGGTCGGCGGCGACTGGTATTGGCTGGAGCGTCGGGGCGATCAGTGCCTGATCCTGCTCGCCGACTGCACCGGGCATGGCGTGCCGGGGGCCTTCGTCACCCTGGTGCTGGCCTCGGTGACGGAGCAGGTGCTGCGCGAGACGCCGGTCTGGGAGCCGGCGACGATCCTCGCCGACATCGACCGCCGGGTCAGGCGACGTCTGCGTCAGGACCGTTCGAGCGACTGGACCGGGCTGGACTCCGACGACGGACTCGATGCCGCCGTCCTGCTGTGGGACGCTGGGGCGCCTACCCTGGAGTTCGCGAGCGTGGGCGGTATCCCGCTACTCTGTCTCGATCCGGACAAGGGGATCACCACGATTCGCGGCACGCGCGGGCATCTCGGCTATCAGAGTCTGAAGCCGCCGGACGCCATCGCCGGTCGGCGTATCGCGGTTCCGCCCGGCGCGATCCTCTATCTGCTGACCGACGGTCTCACCGATCAGATGGGCGGCGCGCCGCGCCGCCTGCTCGGACGGCGGCGCGTCGTCGAATGGCTGGAGTCGCACGCCGCACTCGGTCTGAGCGACCAGATCGAGGGGCTGTGCCGGATGCTCGCCGATTACCGCGCCGACGAACCGAGACGCGACGACATGACCCTGATCGCCTTCAGGCCGGGATCGGACATCGGCGTCAAATGA
- a CDS encoding transporter substrate-binding domain-containing protein — translation MSRLASMPRAAQPSGRVLGLLVLLALIASAPVPAAERYVVGVENIDYRPYQAGHTGDFEGFGRELLDAFAAEAGIVFEYRPLPPPRLLASLLQDRVDFKYPDDPGWAPEARAGQVIHYSRPIVAYLDGTLVRPERLEQPASMLRVLGTVVGFTPLAWRAALDSGAVGLRENADFGALFQQVLSERVDGAYANVAVARDQSQRLFGYPDALVFDRRLPSARGDYRLSTRRHPEVIERFDRWFVEHADLVSELKRRAGLSETDRSHDAVD, via the coding sequence ATGAGTAGGCTGGCGTCGATGCCTCGGGCCGCGCAGCCGTCCGGTCGCGTCCTGGGCCTGCTCGTGCTCCTGGCGCTCATCGCGAGCGCGCCTGTCCCGGCGGCCGAGCGCTATGTGGTGGGCGTGGAGAACATCGACTACCGGCCCTATCAGGCCGGTCATACCGGGGACTTCGAGGGCTTCGGGCGCGAACTGCTCGACGCCTTCGCCGCCGAGGCCGGAATCGTCTTCGAGTATCGGCCGCTGCCGCCGCCGCGTCTGCTGGCGAGCCTGCTCCAGGACCGGGTCGACTTCAAATATCCCGACGATCCGGGCTGGGCCCCCGAGGCGCGCGCCGGTCAGGTCATCCATTACAGCCGTCCCATCGTCGCCTATCTGGACGGCACCCTGGTGCGGCCCGAGCGTCTGGAGCAACCGGCGTCGATGCTGCGCGTACTCGGCACCGTGGTCGGTTTCACCCCGCTGGCCTGGCGCGCGGCGCTCGATTCGGGTGCCGTCGGTCTCAGGGAGAACGCCGATTTCGGCGCGCTCTTCCAGCAGGTTCTGAGCGAGCGCGTCGATGGCGCCTATGCCAATGTCGCGGTGGCACGCGATCAGTCCCAGCGCCTGTTCGGGTATCCTGACGCGCTGGTCTTCGATCGTCGTCTTCCGTCCGCGCGCGGTGATTATCGGCTCTCGACCCGCCGTCACCCGGAAGTGATCGAGCGTTTCGACCGCTGGTTCGTCGAGCACGCCGACCTGGTGTCGGAACTCAAGCGGCGTGCCGGTTTGAGCGAAACGGATCGGAGCCATGACGCGGTCGACTGA
- a CDS encoding GGDEF domain-containing protein yields MSTHDLEPQETYSLYAHEESVIRQAESMLSKLDEVANGVRVLAQAYREGYRETVRLVRISDRMQEELHAANRMLTDQAADLQRLNEVLHREIERREALEHELRHIASVDELTGTHTRRHVLELGEHEQRRRSRHGHELAILMMDLDHFKRINDGFGHAAGDQVLRDFGFLLRSCLRKGDIAGRFGGEEFLAILPETDLATARSIAERLCERVRENRTLWKDQSLAVTVSIGLVTVRGDESLDKAIARADQVLYLAKRAGRDRVMVGSDLDTHE; encoded by the coding sequence ATGTCCACCCACGACCTAGAGCCTCAGGAGACCTACTCGCTCTATGCCCACGAAGAGTCGGTCATCCGTCAGGCCGAGTCCATGCTGAGCAAGCTCGACGAGGTCGCCAATGGGGTGCGCGTGCTGGCCCAGGCCTATCGCGAGGGCTATCGCGAGACGGTGCGGCTGGTGCGCATCAGCGACCGGATGCAGGAGGAACTGCATGCGGCCAATCGCATGCTCACGGACCAGGCCGCCGACCTGCAGCGGCTCAACGAGGTCTTGCATCGGGAGATCGAGCGGCGCGAGGCGCTCGAACACGAGCTCAGGCACATCGCCTCGGTCGACGAGCTGACCGGCACCCATACCCGGCGCCATGTGCTCGAACTCGGCGAGCACGAGCAGCGTCGTCGTTCGCGTCACGGCCATGAGCTGGCCATCCTCATGATGGATCTCGATCATTTCAAGCGCATCAACGACGGCTTCGGTCATGCCGCCGGCGATCAGGTGCTGCGCGACTTCGGGTTTCTGCTGCGTTCCTGTCTGCGCAAGGGCGACATCGCCGGGCGCTTCGGCGGCGAGGAATTCCTGGCGATCCTGCCCGAGACCGATCTGGCGACCGCCCGATCCATCGCCGAGCGGCTCTGTGAGCGGGTGCGCGAGAACCGCACGCTGTGGAAGGACCAGTCGCTGGCGGTCACGGTCAGTATCGGTCTGGTGACGGTGCGCGGCGACGAGTCGCTGGACAAGGCCATCGCGCGCGCCGATCAGGTGCTCTATCTGGCCAAGCGCGCCGGGCGCGATCGGGTCATGGTCGGATCGGACCTGGACACGCATGAGTAG
- a CDS encoding DUF1987 domain-containing protein, with translation MDRLRLPQTERSPLVDFDFDRQRLRLEGESYPEDAAAFFGPLIAALDRYLERLRAEPPAAPLVVDLRLAYFNSSSAKAFMNIFQRLEAAARDGVKVQVNWHYQTDDETMMEFGEDFREDFQAARFELCVFD, from the coding sequence ATGGATAGACTCCGGCTCCCCCAGACCGAACGCTCGCCCCTGGTCGATTTCGATTTCGACCGGCAGCGGCTGCGCCTCGAAGGCGAGTCCTACCCGGAGGATGCGGCGGCCTTCTTCGGTCCGCTGATCGCGGCCCTGGATCGCTATCTGGAGCGACTGCGGGCCGAGCCGCCCGCCGCGCCCCTGGTCGTGGATCTGCGCCTGGCGTATTTCAACAGCAGCAGCGCCAAGGCGTTCATGAACATCTTCCAGCGTCTGGAGGCCGCCGCGCGCGACGGGGTCAAGGTGCAGGTCAACTGGCACTATCAGACCGACGACGAGACCATGATGGAGTTCGGCGAGGACTTCAGGGAGGATTTCCAGGCCGCTCGCTTCGAGCTCTGTGTGTTCGACTGA
- a CDS encoding SiaB family protein kinase, producing MSIATQYFDVHRRMRDQGVIFSFVGYVSEGILFSLGEALKQKMRLEETDANVTKRVFSIFVEQVQNIIRYSAERLQAESGTPTEMSSGLITVGHDATHFFVVCGNIVGRAEGEDLRGRLDELARMDPDTIKSYYREKLREPPEEGSRGASIGLIEIARRSTRPIEFGLTEIDADRAFFCLKAYI from the coding sequence ATGTCGATCGCCACCCAGTACTTCGACGTCCACCGGCGGATGCGCGATCAGGGCGTGATCTTCTCCTTCGTCGGCTATGTGTCCGAAGGCATCCTGTTCTCGCTCGGCGAGGCGCTGAAGCAGAAGATGCGACTGGAGGAGACCGACGCCAATGTCACCAAGCGCGTCTTCTCGATCTTCGTCGAACAGGTCCAGAACATCATCCGCTACTCAGCCGAGCGGCTCCAGGCCGAGAGCGGCACCCCGACCGAGATGAGTTCGGGCCTGATCACGGTCGGGCACGATGCCACGCACTTCTTCGTGGTCTGCGGCAATATCGTCGGGCGCGCCGAGGGCGAGGATCTGCGCGGTCGGCTCGATGAGCTGGCGCGCATGGACCCCGACACGATCAAGAGCTACTACCGCGAGAAGCTGCGCGAGCCGCCCGAGGAGGGCAGTCGCGGCGCGAGCATCGGTCTGATCGAGATCGCGCGCCGCTCGACGCGCCCGATCGAGTTCGGATTGACCGAAATCGACGCGGATCGCGCCTTCTTTTGTCTCAAAGCCTATATCTGA